One genomic window of Salvia miltiorrhiza cultivar Shanhuang (shh) chromosome 4, IMPLAD_Smil_shh, whole genome shotgun sequence includes the following:
- the LOC131020065 gene encoding uncharacterized protein LOC131020065, translated as MVSTGNGEDIVGCEESSVGKAKSHAPLNISTSQRGLINNDNSEKGFNAGFSAISKKLRFLKFGDLASPSARFQRIAEGRDEVSRAVPSSSSLHIRERFQRIFSRKMDWNNLGRMGKEWIRDPMNLALFIWIVCVAVSGAILFMVMIGMLNHALPKKSERDAWFEVNNQILNALFTLMCLYQHPKRIYHLALLLRWRQEDILKLRKVYCKNGTYKPHEWAHMMVVVALLNLNCFAQYALCGLNLGYKRSERPAIGVGICISVAIGAPAVAGVYTMLSPLGRDYETETDEEMQIPVTAEDTSSRDQSRRQSLEKRFSFAIRDDGRTVETRPSWSGGILDFWDDISLAYLSLFCSFCVFGWNMERLGFGNMYVHIATFLLFCMAPFWIFNLAAVNIDNETVREALGITGVFLCVFGLLYGGFWRIQMRKRFNLPPSKFCCGKPAVTDCAMWLFCCWCSLAQEVRTGNAYDIVEDKFYRKNAEQMPMSPLNREGGEFEFRSHPTSPLGNSPSPSRVTKASSPSPTRFSKEYNSPGRQLALIEEESNAGVKDEMMTPPTPSVIRREDV; from the coding sequence ATGGTTTCAACTGGTAATGGTGAGGATATTGTGGGATGTGAGGAATCGAGTGTGGGTAAAGCCAAGAGTCACGCACCTCTAAACATCTCAACATCACAGAGAGGTCTTATAAACAATGATAACTCGGAGAAAGGGTTTAATGCCGGCTTCTCCGCTATCTCTAAAAAGCTAAGGTTTCTGAAATTTGGTGACTTAGCTTCGCCATCAGCAAGATTCCAGCGGATTGCAGAGGGGAGGGATGAGGTTTCACGCGCTGTACCTTCGTCGAGCAGCCTCCATATACGTGAGCGCTTTCAAAGGATCTTTTCTCGTAAAATGGATTGGAATAATCTTGGGAGAATGGGCAAAGAATGGATTAGAGATCCTATGAATTTGGCTCTCTTTATTTGGATTGTATGTGTTGCTGTTTCTGGTGCTATCCTGTTCATGGTCATGATTGGAATGTTGAACCATGCCCTCCCGAAGAAGTCGGAGAGGGATGCTTGGTTTGAGGTCAATAATCAGATCCTCAATGCTTTGTTCACTCTCATGTGTTTATACCAGCATCCGAAGCGAATATATCACCTGGCACTACTGCTGAGGTGGAGGCAAGAAGATATTCTAAAGCTCCGGAAAGTTTACTGCAAAAACGGTACCTATAAACCCCATGAATGGGCACATATGATGGTGGTTGTAGCGTTGCTGAACTTGAACTGCTTTGCTCAATATGCCTTATGTGGTCTTAACTTGGGATACAAGAGGTCGGAGCGACCTGCTATTGGTGTTGGGATATGTATCTCTGTCGCAATTGGTGCCCCTGCAGTTGCAGGAGTTTACACCATGCTTAGCCCTCTCGGAAGAGATTATGAGACTGAGACGGATGAGGAGATGCAGATTCCAGTCACCGCTGAGGATACTAGTAGCAGAGACCAATCTAGGAGACAATCGTTGGAAAAGAGATTCTCATTCGCAATAAGAGATGATGGAAGAACCGTGGAGACTAGACCTAGTTGGAGTGGAGGCATTCTTGATTTCTGGGATGACATTTCCTTAGCTTACCTTTCACTCTTCTGTAGCTTCTGTGTTTTCGGATGGAATATGGAGAGGCTCGGGTTTGGCAATATGTATGTTCACATCGCCACCTTTCTTCTATTCTGTATGGCTCCCTTTTGGATTTTCAATCTGGCTGCTGTCAATATTGATAATGAGACGGTTAGGGAGGCGTTAGGGATCACGGGGGTTTTCCTCTGTGTTTTTGGTCTACTCTATGGTGGCTTTTGGAGAATTCAGATGAGGAAGAGATTCAACTTGCCTCCCTCGAAATTCTGTTGTGGTAAACCAGCTGTGACCGATTGCGCCATGTGGCTTTTCTGCTGTTGGTGCTCGTTGGCGCAGGAGGTAAGAACTGGGAATGCATATGACATTGTGGAAGACAAGTTTTACAGGAAAAACGCCGAGCAGATGCCTATGTCCCCATTGAATCGCGAAGGTGGTGAGTTTGAGTTCCGATCACATCCCACTTCTCCTTTAGGGAACAGCCCGTCTCCATCCCGTGTCACAAAGGCCAGCTCGCCTAGTCCCACCCGATTTTCCAAGGAGTACAACAGCCCCGGGAGGCAGCTCGCATTGATTGAAGAAGAATCTAATGCAGGAGTTAAGGATGAAATGATGACACCACCGACGCCTTCAGTTATTCGACGAGAAGATGTTTAG
- the LOC131023221 gene encoding uncharacterized protein LOC131023221, which yields MNKLVATDKFFQQHPDAAGRLGMSPIQKCTAAIRVLAYGTSADLHDEYLRMSAQVIRKSAIKFIKGVISNFGVECLRKPTKEDMAALLHIRERRRFPGMMGSIDCSRNDINVLDQSLVFDDILEGRAPKANYIVIGRERNMGYYLPDGIYPQWGAFIKSIPAPQLRKHQLFAQHQEAARKDVERVFGVLQACFAFIGKIMIACIIMHNMILEDERSTYLNYHDPTEFIEDRLRQNTR from the exons ATGAACAAGCTCGTCGCCACAGATAAATTTTTCCAACAACACCCTGATGCAGCTGGCCGTCTTGGTATGTCTCCAATTCAAAAATGTACTGCAGCTATAAGGGTGTTGGCATACGGCACCTCAGCCGATTTGCATGACGAATACTTACGAATGAGTGCCCAAGTCATTCGTAAATCAGCCATCAAATTTATTAAAGGTGTCATTTCCAATTTCGGAGTTGAGTGCCTCAGAAAGCCCACTAAAGAAGATATGGCAGCTCTTCTTCACATCAGAGAACGGCGAAGGTTCCCAGGCATGATGGGCAGtattgatt GTTCAAGAAATGATATCAATGTACTTGATCAATCGCTTGTTTTTGATGATATCTTGGAAGGTCGAGCACCAAAGGCCAATTATATCGTTATTGGTCGCGAAAGGAATATGGGATATTATCTCCCTGATGGTATATATCCTCAATGGGGGGCATTTATCAAATCTATTCCTGCTCCACAACTTCGAAAGCACCAGTTGTTTGCTCAACATCAAGAGGCTGCCCGAAAAGATGTTGAGCGAGTATTTGGAGTTTTACAAGCGTGTTTTGCTTTTATAGGGAAAATAATGATTGCTTGCATCATCATGCATAATATGATACTGGAAGATGAAAGAAGCACTTACCTTAACTATCATGATCCTACAGAATTCATCGAAGATCGACTAAGACAGAATACTCGTTGA